The following coding sequences lie in one Streptococcus suis genomic window:
- a CDS encoding threonine/serine exporter encodes MENTPRLNLVIDVLMLAGAILAQSGAEIHRVEDTMIRIAHSQGIEQANVLAIPAAIFFSIDHTNISRMKRIVNSNYDMQKVCDVNQISRSLANEEISLEEAWSQLNAIKQQKPPYNNIQITLAAVVAAPFFTIMFGGSLLDAAGAVLATALAFPISLIVDRYIGIDFVTTFVGAFVFSLTSYLLSATTTLPINPNLINAGAVMPFVPGIAFTNAVRDLMTNHINTGMTKFFQTALIILSLGAGTTVAFMLVR; translated from the coding sequence ATGGAAAACACTCCTAGACTAAACTTGGTCATAGACGTGCTCATGCTCGCTGGTGCCATTTTGGCACAAAGCGGTGCAGAAATTCACCGAGTTGAAGATACCATGATTCGGATTGCACATTCACAAGGAATTGAACAGGCCAATGTCCTTGCCATCCCTGCTGCTATCTTTTTCTCCATCGACCATACGAATATTTCGCGTATGAAACGCATTGTCAATTCAAATTACGACATGCAGAAAGTTTGTGACGTCAACCAAATCTCCCGTTCCCTAGCCAATGAAGAAATCAGCCTAGAAGAAGCTTGGAGCCAATTAAATGCAATCAAACAACAAAAGCCACCTTATAACAATATCCAAATAACCTTAGCTGCCGTAGTAGCCGCACCATTTTTTACCATCATGTTCGGAGGTTCTCTTTTAGATGCAGCAGGTGCTGTCCTCGCAACAGCTTTAGCTTTCCCTATCTCACTAATTGTCGATCGCTATATTGGAATTGATTTTGTCACCACCTTCGTTGGCGCCTTTGTCTTCTCACTCACCTCTTATTTATTAAGCGCAACCACTACTCTCCCCATTAATCCTAACCTGATTAATGCAGGGGCAGTCATGCCTTTTGTACCAGGGATTGCTTTTACAAATGCTGTAAGAGACCTCATGACCAATCATATCAATACAGGGATGACCAAATTTTTCCAAACAGCGCTTATTATCTTATCGCTCGGTGCAGGTACAACTGTGGCCTTTATGCTTGTGAGGTAA
- a CDS encoding transcriptional regulator, producing MQEMEDLLYRLKVADETISNLFEKQLGISLTRYSILQTLLKDAPLHQLALQERLQIDRAAVTRHLKLLEESGYIIRKRNPDNQREVLVWPTEQAREALITNPSAHHQAIKTSMNQILTVEESEQFLATLDKLLIGLQNLPI from the coding sequence ATGCAAGAAATGGAAGATTTGTTATACAGATTGAAAGTGGCAGATGAGACGATTTCCAATCTTTTTGAAAAGCAGTTGGGAATCAGTTTGACACGCTATTCAATATTGCAAACATTACTAAAAGATGCACCCCTGCATCAGTTGGCTTTGCAGGAGCGGCTTCAGATAGACCGCGCAGCGGTTACGCGTCATCTCAAATTGTTGGAGGAGAGCGGCTATATCATTCGCAAGCGAAATCCTGACAATCAGAGAGAAGTACTTGTCTGGCCAACTGAGCAGGCTAGAGAAGCGCTAATCACGAATCCTTCTGCCCACCACCAAGCTATCAAAACTTCGATGAATCAGATTCTAACTGTTGAGGAGAGCGAGCAATTCCTAGCCACTCTTGATAAACTGTTGATTGGCTTGCAAAATCTACCTATATAA
- a CDS encoding DUF1304 domain-containing protein, producing the protein MSIFTTILASIVAIEHLYIMYLETFATHSGSTSRVFNMEKEELQRKSVTTLFKNQGIYNGLLAVFLIYGIFAGNLEVTTIFVLFVIGAAGYGAATSSPKIILTQGGPAILALISILLFK; encoded by the coding sequence ATGTCTATTTTTACCACTATTCTAGCTAGTATCGTAGCTATTGAGCACCTATATATCATGTATTTGGAAACCTTTGCGACCCATTCAGGCTCTACTAGTCGCGTATTCAATATGGAGAAGGAAGAATTACAACGTAAGTCTGTGACAACCCTATTTAAAAACCAGGGAATCTATAATGGTTTGTTGGCCGTCTTCCTTATCTATGGAATTTTCGCAGGTAACCTTGAAGTGACAACTATTTTTGTCTTGTTTGTTATTGGAGCAGCAGGCTACGGAGCAGCGACTTCTAGTCCAAAAATCATCTTAACCCAAGGTGGACCAGCAATCTTGGCATTAATTTCTATTTTGTTGTTTAAATAG
- a CDS encoding DUF1700 domain-containing protein — MKRKEYLQKLEKHLKHLPKEDFQDTLDYFNEFFDEKENDEQAIQELGSPKDAAREILANLYDKEKIEDKPNTRNMVWLTILAILAAPVGIPLAISLVALFIILLVLIFSVFLLLISLWIVLLSLAIAQLLLAFDLFTLSWSTSLLFTGLAIICLALTLLGSKFTLDLGSKTFLLVLHWIQRKIRKGGYYETA; from the coding sequence ATGAAGCGCAAGGAATATTTACAGAAACTCGAAAAACATCTCAAACACCTGCCAAAAGAAGATTTTCAAGATACCTTGGACTATTTCAATGAGTTTTTCGATGAGAAAGAAAACGATGAGCAAGCTATTCAAGAGCTAGGCAGTCCAAAAGATGCAGCCCGTGAAATTCTAGCCAATCTCTATGATAAAGAGAAGATTGAGGATAAGCCAAATACCCGCAATATGGTCTGGTTGACCATCCTCGCTATCCTTGCCGCACCCGTCGGCATCCCCCTAGCCATTAGCTTGGTCGCCCTCTTCATCATCCTTCTCGTGCTCATCTTCAGTGTCTTCCTACTTCTTATCTCACTCTGGATTGTCCTCCTCAGCCTGGCAATCGCCCAGCTACTCCTCGCCTTTGACCTCTTCACACTATCATGGTCTACCTCCCTGCTCTTCACAGGCCTCGCCATCATCTGCTTGGCCCTCACACTATTGGGTAGTAAATTCACTCTAGACCTTGGAAGCAAAACCTTCTTGCTTGTTTTACATTGGATACAAAGAAAGATCCGCAAAGGAGGCTACTATGAAACAGCTTAA
- a CDS encoding PadR family transcriptional regulator, whose product MYYPVSSILIEFLVLAIVEKQDSYGYEISQTIKIVADIKESTLYPILKKLEKAGYVTTYTQEFQGRKRKYYTITPAGREHLPFLQGEWNSYKDHIDGIIEGSLRK is encoded by the coding sequence ATGTACTACCCCGTATCCTCTATCTTGATTGAATTTCTGGTATTAGCCATCGTGGAAAAGCAGGATTCCTACGGCTATGAAATCAGTCAAACCATCAAGATAGTTGCTGATATAAAGGAATCCACACTCTACCCTATTTTGAAAAAATTGGAAAAGGCTGGCTATGTCACCACCTATACCCAAGAATTTCAAGGGAGAAAGCGGAAATACTATACCATCACTCCTGCTGGACGTGAACACCTCCCCTTCCTGCAGGGTGAATGGAATAGCTACAAAGACCATATTGACGGAATTATAGAAGGGAGCTTACGAAAATGA
- a CDS encoding transporter has product MNELELLARALGFIFVIGLGYTLKVKGIVRREDARIFSSLVMNVTLPASLLVASATAQVSIDLYVPFILGILCNLFLDMVGYWEAKKSGQQTSVGLMQLSGYNIGTFTLPFVQAFFPLSSLLSVIVFDAGNAIMVLGGNYSIAAGVDEEQERMTVATFIKNLSRSVPLVVYLVSLSLAVCSIKLPRELISALTIASNANPFLAMLMLGILLDLKLNWQEISRLVYLLSLRLGANILIAGVIYFLLPIDKTMKIMLLVCLVSPISVMSPIYALKLGSRSAEPANVNSLSILVSLVMMVLLIFLFV; this is encoded by the coding sequence ATGAATGAACTTGAATTATTAGCCCGTGCTCTCGGTTTTATCTTTGTTATCGGTTTAGGTTATACATTAAAAGTCAAAGGGATTGTTCGAAGGGAAGATGCAAGAATCTTTTCTAGCTTAGTGATGAATGTTACGCTACCAGCTTCTCTCCTTGTAGCTTCAGCGACAGCCCAAGTATCTATAGATTTATACGTTCCCTTCATATTAGGGATTCTTTGTAATCTTTTTTTGGATATGGTGGGATACTGGGAAGCAAAGAAGTCTGGTCAACAGACTTCAGTCGGTCTTATGCAGTTATCAGGCTATAATATCGGAACCTTTACACTCCCATTTGTGCAAGCTTTTTTTCCGCTATCTAGTCTACTAAGCGTCATCGTATTTGATGCGGGGAATGCAATCATGGTTCTAGGTGGGAATTACAGTATCGCAGCTGGTGTGGATGAAGAGCAGGAAAGAATGACCGTTGCAACTTTTATAAAGAATCTTTCACGCTCAGTTCCACTAGTAGTCTATCTAGTTAGCCTATCGTTAGCAGTCTGCTCTATCAAACTTCCACGCGAACTTATCTCTGCGCTGACGATAGCTAGTAATGCTAATCCTTTTTTAGCCATGCTCATGTTGGGAATCTTGCTTGATTTAAAATTGAATTGGCAAGAAATTAGTCGATTGGTCTATCTTCTCTCTTTGAGGCTGGGTGCGAATATTCTAATAGCAGGAGTCATTTATTTTCTTCTACCTATTGATAAAACGATGAAAATCATGTTGCTGGTCTGTCTAGTCTCTCCGATTTCAGTCATGTCCCCAATTTATGCATTAAAGTTAGGTAGTCGCTCAGCTGAACCTGCCAATGTTAACTCCTTATCTATTTTGGTCAGCCTAGTCATGATGGTTCTTCTTATTTTTCTATTCGTTTAA
- the pepT gene encoding peptidase T, whose product MKYPTLLDRFLVYVKENTRSDENSTTTPSTQNQVEFAQNILLPEMKRIGLQNVHYLPNGFAVGTLPANDPSLTRKIGFIAHMDTADFNAEGVNPQIIENYDGNPIALGTSGYELHPKDFPQLANYHGQTLITTDGTTLLGSDDKSGIAEIMTAIEFLVQNPDIKHCEIRVGFGPDEEIGVGADKFDVEDFDVDFAYTMDGGPLGELQYETFSAAGAKIDFLGRNVHPGSAKDQMINAFQMAIDFHNALPEADRPEKTEGYEGFFHLMNMEGSVDTASTSYIIRDFEEEDFLARKQLMLDIAEKMNANFDTPRVIVNLHDQYYNMKKIIEKDMTPINIAKDVMENLGIKPLIEPVRGGTDGSKISFMGIPTPNIFAGGENMHGRFEFVSLETMEKAVDVILGIVAYK is encoded by the coding sequence ATGAAATACCCAACACTCTTAGACCGCTTTTTAGTCTATGTCAAAGAAAACACTCGCTCAGATGAAAACTCGACCACTACACCTTCTACCCAAAACCAAGTCGAGTTTGCACAGAATATCCTTCTGCCTGAAATGAAACGCATCGGCTTACAGAATGTCCACTACCTACCGAACGGCTTTGCTGTGGGAACACTGCCTGCCAACGACCCAAGTTTGACACGTAAGATTGGCTTCATCGCCCACATGGATACGGCTGATTTCAACGCTGAAGGTGTCAATCCGCAAATCATCGAAAACTACGACGGCAACCCAATCGCTTTGGGAACTTCTGGCTACGAATTGCATCCAAAAGACTTCCCACAACTTGCCAACTACCACGGTCAAACCTTGATTACCACTGACGGTACTACCTTGCTAGGCTCTGATGACAAGTCAGGAATTGCAGAAATCATGACAGCGATTGAATTCCTAGTCCAAAATCCTGACATCAAGCACTGCGAAATCCGTGTCGGCTTTGGTCCTGACGAGGAAATCGGTGTCGGAGCAGACAAGTTTGATGTGGAAGACTTCGATGTGGACTTTGCCTACACCATGGACGGCGGACCGCTGGGGGAACTCCAGTACGAAACCTTCTCAGCAGCAGGTGCCAAGATTGATTTCCTAGGACGTAATGTCCACCCAGGATCTGCTAAGGACCAGATGATCAATGCCTTCCAAATGGCTATTGATTTCCACAATGCCCTTCCAGAAGCAGACCGCCCTGAGAAAACAGAAGGCTATGAGGGTTTCTTCCATTTGATGAATATGGAAGGCAGCGTTGATACTGCTTCTACCTCCTACATCATCCGCGACTTTGAGGAAGAGGATTTCCTTGCCCGCAAACAGCTCATGCTGGACATCGCTGAAAAGATGAATGCCAATTTTGACACTCCACGTGTCATTGTCAACCTACATGACCAGTACTACAACATGAAGAAAATCATCGAAAAAGATATGACTCCAATTAACATTGCTAAGGACGTCATGGAAAATCTAGGTATCAAGCCACTGATTGAGCCTGTTCGCGGAGGAACAGACGGCTCCAAGATTTCCTTCATGGGCATTCCAACGCCAAATATCTTCGCAGGTGGCGAAAACATGCACGGTCGCTTCGAGTTCGTCAGCTTGGAAACCATGGAAAAAGCTGTTGATGTGATTTTAGGTATTGTAGCATATAAATAA
- a CDS encoding Cof-type HAD-IIB family hydrolase encodes MIKLIALDMDGTLLNEKKELMQPQIDAIHQAVEAGVKIVLCTGRPLAGVKPFVEQLGFDTEEEFIIVNNGCSTHSTKDWSLIDWEELSISDIDYLSTFIENDDVQISLFDEEDYFVLAEKANARVNLDAGLVGMTPQPIDLKEAQSGQHRFFEAMFVGEKVHIDAFENQHNPILSQHYSTVRSQDYLLEILPNGASKASGLKKLANRLGILPEEIMAMGDANNDLEMIEFAGLGIAMGNANEQVKAIAQDITDTNENNGVAKAIEKHILNK; translated from the coding sequence ATGATTAAACTAATCGCTCTTGATATGGACGGAACCCTTTTAAACGAGAAAAAAGAGCTGATGCAGCCACAGATTGATGCCATTCATCAGGCTGTTGAAGCGGGCGTCAAGATTGTTCTTTGTACTGGTCGGCCCTTGGCTGGTGTTAAACCTTTCGTAGAGCAGCTCGGCTTTGACACCGAGGAAGAATTTATCATTGTCAATAACGGCTGTTCAACGCATTCGACAAAGGATTGGAGCCTGATTGACTGGGAAGAACTATCTATCTCTGATATTGATTATCTTTCCACTTTTATTGAAAATGATGATGTGCAAATTTCTCTCTTTGATGAGGAAGACTACTTCGTTCTTGCAGAAAAAGCCAATGCACGCGTTAATTTAGACGCAGGTTTAGTAGGAATGACTCCTCAACCAATTGATTTAAAAGAAGCCCAGTCAGGTCAGCATCGCTTCTTTGAAGCCATGTTTGTCGGTGAAAAAGTGCATATCGATGCTTTTGAAAATCAACACAATCCTATACTCAGCCAACACTATTCCACCGTTCGTTCACAGGACTATCTGTTAGAAATTTTACCAAACGGTGCCAGCAAGGCCTCTGGTTTAAAAAAACTGGCAAACCGCCTCGGTATCCTTCCTGAAGAAATCATGGCTATGGGAGATGCCAACAACGACCTGGAAATGATTGAATTTGCTGGACTTGGTATTGCCATGGGCAACGCCAATGAGCAGGTCAAGGCTATCGCCCAGGACATCACAGACACCAATGAAAACAATGGCGTTGCCAAAGCCATTGAAAAACATATTTTGAACAAATAA
- a CDS encoding ATPase, whose product MKISVKKEAGHYLLSICYSVSASLAESWDLLATDSGFARWFSQLNIVGNTLVFEMEDFRENMDLLEYRKNEKIAYRWDSVTVSFTLSQLENQTLISFEERIPEDFGNEFANAQKDMTGWLVQNECIKKFLEGQEPPVRQPLQEKWRTFLELELEGL is encoded by the coding sequence ATGAAGATTAGTGTGAAGAAAGAGGCGGGGCACTACCTGCTCAGCATTTGCTATTCTGTGTCGGCTAGTTTGGCGGAGTCCTGGGATTTGTTGGCAACGGATAGTGGTTTTGCTCGCTGGTTTTCACAGTTAAACATTGTAGGAAATACGCTGGTTTTTGAAATGGAAGACTTCCGTGAAAACATGGATTTACTGGAATATCGAAAAAATGAGAAAATTGCCTACAGGTGGGATTCAGTAACAGTTTCATTTACACTGTCTCAGCTAGAAAATCAGACCTTGATTAGTTTTGAAGAACGAATTCCAGAAGATTTTGGTAATGAATTTGCGAATGCTCAAAAAGACATGACAGGATGGTTGGTGCAAAATGAATGTATCAAAAAATTCTTAGAAGGTCAGGAGCCGCCTGTGCGTCAACCCTTGCAGGAAAAGTGGAGGACTTTTCTGGAGCTTGAATTAGAAGGTCTGTAA
- a CDS encoding DUF2130 domain-containing protein encodes MHQITCPHCGTAFQVNETEYSQLLAQVRGAEFDKEIHDRLERERELLSQKAENDLQARLSDKDKEILELTAKLDKFASQTELEISSAISKKDQEIQELKAQLGQIGLAKDLELQQAVAQVEKERDAAQNALVLQEQKQELALATTRQEYEVRLKAADEQVEFYKNFKAQQSTKAIGESLEQFAEAEFNKVRSYAFPRAKFAKDNEVSASGSKGDFIFRDFDESGLEFISIMFEMKNEADTTKTKHKNADFFKELDKDRREKKCEYAVLVSMLEADNDYYNTGIVDVSHEYEKMYVIRPQFFIQLIGILRNAALNSLQYQQELALVKEQNIDITHFEEDLEIFKNAFAKNYQSASNNFQKAIDEIDKAIKRMEAVKAALTTSENQLRLANNKLDDVSVKKLTRNNPTMKAKFEALREEKD; translated from the coding sequence ATGCATCAAATTACTTGCCCCCATTGTGGGACGGCCTTTCAGGTCAATGAAACAGAATATAGTCAGCTTTTAGCCCAGGTGCGTGGAGCGGAGTTTGACAAGGAAATCCACGACCGTTTGGAGCGGGAACGAGAATTATTAAGCCAGAAGGCTGAAAATGATTTGCAGGCTAGATTGAGTGATAAGGATAAGGAGATTCTGGAACTGACCGCAAAACTTGATAAATTTGCTAGTCAGACGGAACTGGAAATCAGCTCTGCTATTTCCAAAAAAGACCAAGAAATCCAAGAGCTTAAGGCTCAGTTGGGGCAAATCGGTCTTGCCAAGGACTTGGAGTTGCAGCAGGCGGTAGCTCAGGTGGAAAAAGAGCGGGATGCGGCACAAAATGCTTTGGTTTTGCAGGAACAAAAGCAAGAGTTAGCCCTGGCGACCACTCGTCAGGAGTACGAAGTACGGCTCAAGGCGGCGGATGAGCAGGTGGAATTTTACAAAAATTTCAAGGCCCAGCAGTCTACTAAGGCAATTGGAGAGAGCTTGGAGCAATTTGCTGAGGCGGAGTTTAACAAGGTTCGTTCCTATGCTTTTCCACGTGCCAAATTTGCGAAGGACAACGAAGTATCAGCGTCCGGTTCAAAAGGAGATTTCATCTTCCGTGATTTTGACGAGTCGGGCTTGGAATTTATTTCCATCATGTTCGAAATGAAAAACGAGGCAGATACGACCAAGACCAAGCATAAAAACGCTGATTTCTTTAAGGAGTTGGATAAGGACCGTCGGGAGAAAAAATGCGAATATGCTGTATTAGTCAGCATGCTAGAGGCGGACAATGACTATTACAATACAGGGATTGTGGATGTTAGTCATGAATATGAGAAGATGTATGTTATTCGACCACAGTTCTTTATCCAATTAATCGGAATTTTACGAAATGCTGCGCTCAATAGTCTGCAATATCAGCAGGAGTTAGCTTTGGTTAAGGAGCAGAATATTGATATTACTCATTTTGAAGAAGATTTGGAAATTTTCAAGAATGCTTTTGCAAAAAACTATCAATCGGCCAGCAACAATTTCCAAAAGGCTATTGATGAAATCGACAAGGCAATCAAGCGAATGGAAGCTGTCAAGGCAGCCCTGACCACCAGCGAAAACCAGCTTCGCCTAGCCAATAATAAGCTAGACGACGTCTCCGTCAAAAAACTCACTCGCAATAACCCAACCATGAAAGCCAAGTTTGAGGCGTTGAGGGAGGAGAAAGATTAA
- a CDS encoding DNA helicase produces MKDRKIILIDGEDKSENIESLQSIRYKGKLYFEIYFKNNVQPYRYNVQRVEVLKFSKQLNPSEIGVYRRQDGVLLNNIESMFEFNGTHSRAYIIRYKNGTGKLYMGRDLEIRQNELTHSNSRHVFSYLTELSKLNPLRNSGTDQLLLLKRYEELDYVDKTVALASYLSPSKKNNLPFHGELIFPFGCNNSQYKATKNALINQFSVIQGPPGTGKTQTILNIIANIVIRNKTVLIVSNNNAAIDNIYEKLKNYGLDFPVAYLGSEKNKNNFILNQHSMYPDFSYWRLKDNGIESLDKELNEKIRRLPRIFEIQEELANLRQELSELETEFRHFKDFFEHIDISPIELNLYSSKKLFKLWNEFEEFYKRNKRFGLIFKIKNFLLYGVKNWELYKQELSDLTIQFQNLFYQHKQTEIRTKLETLQEELVHLNGTEVLNNLTSDSLKIFKDFLVSKYGNERNRVQFTKEDLREQSKRVLLEYPIVLSTTFSSTTSLGKDITYDYLIIDEASQVDITTGALALSCAKNVVVVGDSKQLPHIVTKDVKESSAQLFHKYGVHSGYEYTNSFLQSVLKVIPNIPETLLREHYRCHPKIINFCNQKFYNGDLVIMTGDNGEKDVLQAIRTPKGNHARDHYSQREIDIILKDVIPNYEIYRERTGVVTPYREQKEKLQEQIDDLESDTVHKFQGKEKDTIIISTVDNSITRFTDDPYLLNVAISRAKNKLFLVMTGNEQSLDKNISDLLGYIQYNNFEVRESPIYSIFDYLYKQYEQEKEEYFRKRKRISRYDSENLMYHRIREVFMSDEKYNSLDVIHDYKLHNLVKDFTRLTEVEAKYARHGNTHLDFLIINRLTKAPVLAVEVDGYAFHKGNSKQFERDIMKDNILKKCDLPLIRFKTNESQEKEKLIEILDGLLGR; encoded by the coding sequence GTGAAAGATAGAAAAATAATTTTGATTGATGGAGAGGACAAGTCAGAAAATATCGAGTCGCTTCAATCGATTCGTTACAAAGGGAAGCTCTACTTTGAAATTTATTTTAAAAATAATGTCCAACCTTATCGCTACAATGTGCAGAGAGTTGAGGTGCTGAAGTTTTCCAAACAGTTGAATCCTTCAGAGATAGGAGTTTATAGAAGGCAAGATGGGGTTTTATTAAATAATATTGAGTCAATGTTTGAATTCAATGGAACGCACTCACGGGCTTATATCATCCGCTACAAAAATGGCACTGGAAAATTATATATGGGTAGAGACCTAGAAATACGGCAAAATGAGTTGACACATTCGAATAGTCGTCATGTTTTTAGTTATTTGACGGAACTATCTAAGCTGAATCCTCTGAGAAACTCTGGGACTGATCAATTGCTCTTGTTAAAAAGGTATGAGGAATTGGATTACGTAGACAAAACAGTTGCTTTAGCGAGCTATCTAAGTCCCAGTAAGAAGAATAACTTGCCGTTTCATGGGGAACTGATTTTCCCTTTTGGTTGTAATAATAGTCAATATAAAGCAACAAAAAATGCCTTAATAAATCAATTTAGTGTCATTCAAGGACCTCCTGGAACTGGTAAGACACAAACGATTCTGAATATTATAGCTAATATAGTGATACGGAATAAGACGGTTCTAATTGTTTCTAATAATAATGCAGCCATTGATAATATTTACGAAAAACTAAAGAACTATGGTCTTGACTTTCCCGTGGCTTACCTTGGAAGTGAAAAAAATAAAAATAATTTTATTCTCAATCAGCATAGTATGTACCCTGATTTTTCTTATTGGAGATTAAAAGATAATGGTATTGAAAGCCTTGATAAGGAATTAAATGAAAAGATTCGTAGGCTTCCTCGTATTTTTGAAATTCAGGAAGAACTGGCCAATCTGAGACAAGAACTTTCAGAATTAGAAACGGAATTTCGCCATTTCAAAGATTTTTTTGAGCACATAGATATATCGCCTATAGAATTAAACCTTTATTCTTCTAAGAAGTTATTTAAGCTTTGGAATGAATTTGAGGAATTCTATAAAAGGAATAAAAGGTTTGGTTTAATTTTTAAGATAAAAAACTTTTTATTATATGGTGTTAAAAACTGGGAACTTTATAAACAAGAATTGTCTGATTTGACAATACAATTTCAGAACCTATTTTACCAGCATAAACAAACAGAAATAAGGACTAAATTAGAAACTCTTCAAGAAGAATTGGTTCACTTAAATGGTACGGAAGTTTTAAACAATTTGACCAGTGATTCATTAAAGATTTTCAAAGATTTTCTAGTTAGTAAGTATGGGAATGAAAGAAATAGAGTACAGTTTACAAAGGAAGATTTAAGGGAACAATCGAAACGAGTTCTTCTAGAATATCCTATTGTTCTTAGTACAACATTTTCATCAACAACAAGTTTAGGAAAGGATATTACCTATGATTATTTAATCATAGATGAAGCCTCACAAGTGGATATTACAACTGGGGCACTAGCATTATCCTGTGCTAAAAATGTTGTAGTTGTTGGAGATAGTAAACAGCTACCGCATATTGTCACAAAAGATGTTAAAGAAAGTAGTGCTCAGCTTTTCCATAAATACGGTGTTCATAGTGGTTATGAATACACAAACAGTTTTCTTCAATCGGTACTAAAAGTGATTCCGAATATTCCAGAAACGCTATTACGAGAGCATTATAGATGTCATCCCAAAATTATCAATTTCTGCAATCAAAAGTTTTATAATGGTGACTTAGTGATTATGACAGGTGATAATGGGGAAAAAGATGTTCTTCAGGCTATCAGAACACCTAAGGGAAATCACGCTCGAGATCACTATAGTCAGAGAGAGATTGATATAATTCTGAAAGATGTTATTCCAAATTATGAAATCTATCGGGAGCGGACAGGAGTTGTCACGCCTTATCGAGAGCAGAAAGAGAAGTTGCAAGAGCAAATTGATGATTTGGAAAGTGATACAGTCCATAAGTTTCAGGGAAAAGAAAAAGATACGATAATCATCTCCACGGTTGATAACAGCATAACACGTTTTACGGATGATCCGTACTTACTAAATGTGGCGATATCAAGAGCTAAAAATAAATTATTTCTTGTCATGACTGGGAATGAGCAATCGTTAGATAAAAATATTAGTGATTTATTGGGATATATACAATATAATAATTTTGAAGTAAGAGAGAGCCCTATATATTCCATCTTCGATTACTTATACAAACAGTATGAGCAAGAAAAGGAGGAATATTTTAGAAAACGAAAACGGATATCGCGATATGATTCTGAGAATTTAATGTATCATCGGATTAGGGAAGTGTTTATGAGCGATGAAAAATATAATAGTTTAGATGTTATACATGACTATAAACTGCATAATCTTGTGAAGGATTTTACTCGACTAACAGAAGTGGAAGCCAAGTATGCAAGGCATGGAAATACGCACCTTGATTTTTTGATAATTAATAGACTTACCAAAGCCCCTGTACTTGCTGTAGAAGTAGATGGATATGCATTCCACAAAGGTAATTCTAAGCAGTTTGAACGTGATATTATGAAGGATAACATTTTGAAAAAATGCGACCTCCCTCTAATCAGGTTTAAAACAAATGAGAGTCAGGAAAAAGAAAAATTGATCGAAATATTGGATGGATTACTAGGAAGATAG